One genomic window of Pseudomonadales bacterium includes the following:
- a CDS encoding winged helix DNA-binding protein: MKKNLSKGWNNFTEIPATRDSAPQMFLDYFYPIHFSIGMKIEKGLMECGRLDRHQTVVMWILRSEALRTGETVFSRKDLVRLMTNWYDITSSTVSKALRALAREPLNYITIVEDPNSGREKLIEMTPQGKQHCEQMVVSACKVIARITEHFSDDENKMGIYMFKRMDEEFSSSP, from the coding sequence TTGAAAAAGAATTTAAGCAAAGGCTGGAACAACTTTACCGAAATACCGGCAACACGGGACTCGGCCCCACAGATGTTTCTGGATTATTTCTACCCCATCCACTTTTCGATCGGAATGAAAATTGAAAAGGGATTGATGGAATGTGGCCGTCTTGATCGCCACCAGACCGTGGTGATGTGGATTCTGCGCTCGGAAGCGCTGCGTACCGGTGAAACGGTGTTCAGCCGCAAAGATCTGGTTCGGTTAATGACAAACTGGTACGACATCACCAGCAGTACCGTTTCCAAAGCTCTTCGGGCATTGGCACGAGAGCCGCTGAACTACATTACGATTGTTGAAGACCCGAATTCGGGCCGTGAAAAATTGATAGAAATGACTCCTCAGGGCAAACAGCACTGCGAGCAAATGGTAGTCAGTGCCTGCAAGGTCATTGCGCGAATTACCGAGCACTTTTCTGATGATGAAAACAAAATGGGTATTTACATGTTCAAGCGCATGGACGAAGAATTTTCCAGCAGTCCATAG
- a CDS encoding TolC family protein: MKIFFRCLLAVAITVSAADALSSTIPASTAQAPSIPGQKQLSLDQAVEIARSNDPWIAGSRFRQQATEAESIAAAQLPDPVLSFGAANLPVDNFDFNQEPMTQFKVGVSQVFPRGDSRELKKQQLDELGDQHPYMRQNRRAMVAVTVSKHWLDIYRYQESIRLIERDRALFEHLVDVAESSYTSAAGKTRQQDFVRAQLELTRLEDRLATLRQQEEMAQAKLSEWLSPAVNGGFDIEHSLPELELLDPDAAKTKVGGVDDGYLVALLLAHPSIKSLDQKIVATTTGVQLAEQKYKPQWNINASYGYRDDDPMGQERSDFFSLGVSFDLPLFTADRQDKEVQAAIAMQGAIRTEKALALRLMRARFQSSQRRLHYLEQRRRLYQERLLLETHDQAEASLAAYTSDDGDFAEVVRARIAELNANIDFLNINVDRLQTIAELNYFFIPASQHNVVGVYP, encoded by the coding sequence ATGAAGATATTTTTTCGTTGCTTGCTGGCAGTTGCCATAACCGTATCTGCTGCGGATGCACTCTCATCGACTATACCGGCATCCACTGCACAGGCACCGTCTATACCGGGTCAGAAGCAGCTCTCTCTGGATCAGGCGGTAGAAATTGCCCGTAGTAATGATCCTTGGATAGCAGGCAGTCGCTTTCGTCAACAGGCTACTGAGGCAGAAAGTATTGCTGCTGCACAATTACCCGATCCGGTACTGTCTTTTGGAGCTGCCAATTTACCCGTGGATAACTTCGACTTTAATCAGGAGCCGATGACCCAGTTTAAAGTGGGTGTCAGTCAGGTTTTTCCTCGTGGTGATTCACGGGAACTAAAAAAACAACAATTAGATGAGCTGGGGGATCAACACCCTTACATGAGGCAAAACCGTCGGGCAATGGTGGCTGTAACGGTGTCAAAGCACTGGCTGGACATATACCGCTATCAGGAGTCTATTCGGCTGATTGAGCGCGACAGGGCGCTGTTCGAACATCTGGTCGACGTTGCCGAATCCAGCTATACCAGTGCAGCAGGAAAAACCCGGCAGCAGGATTTTGTGCGAGCGCAACTTGAGTTAACCCGGCTGGAAGACCGGTTGGCAACATTGCGGCAACAAGAAGAAATGGCCCAGGCGAAATTAAGTGAGTGGTTATCCCCCGCCGTTAATGGCGGATTTGATATTGAGCATTCATTACCTGAGCTTGAATTGCTGGATCCCGATGCAGCTAAGACGAAAGTTGGCGGTGTGGATGATGGTTATCTGGTGGCCTTGCTATTGGCCCACCCCAGCATTAAAAGTCTTGACCAGAAAATTGTTGCCACCACTACCGGCGTGCAACTGGCAGAGCAAAAATATAAGCCACAGTGGAACATTAATGCCAGTTATGGTTACAGGGATGATGATCCCATGGGGCAGGAGCGAAGTGACTTTTTCTCTCTGGGGGTGAGTTTTGATTTACCCTTGTTTACTGCCGATCGCCAAGATAAGGAAGTTCAGGCAGCGATAGCAATGCAAGGTGCTATTAGAACAGAGAAGGCACTTGCGTTGCGATTAATGCGGGCACGTTTCCAATCTTCACAGCGGCGGCTGCATTATCTGGAGCAGCGCAGGCGCTTGTATCAGGAGCGGCTGTTGTTGGAAACCCATGATCAGGCCGAAGCTTCCCTGGCAGCTTATACCAGTGATGATGGAGACTTTGCAGAAGTTGTACGCGCCCGAATTGCCGAGTTGAATGCCAATATCGATTTTTTGAATATCAATGTTGATCGCCTTCAAACCATTGCCGAGCTAAATTATTTCTTTATCCCGGCCAGCCAACATAACGTGGTGGGAGTTTACCCATGA
- a CDS encoding efflux RND transporter permease subunit, giving the protein MIEAIIRWSVGNRFFVLLATAILVGAGLFAVKNTPIDAIPDLSDVQVIIKTSYPGQAPQVVEDQVTYPLTTAMLSVPGAVTVRGYSFFGDSYVYVIFNENTDLYWARSRVLEYLSQVAPSLPDNARPQLGPDATGVGWIYLYALVDRTGQHDISQLRSLQDWFLKYELQTVPGVSEVAAVGGMVKQYQVTVNPEKLRAFGIPLSHIQTAIKRANQEVGASVVEMAEAEYMVRASGYIRNGKDLANVPLGVSRNGTPLRLKDVADINLGPQMRRGIAELNGEGETVGGVVVMRFGENAQKTIEGVKAKLLELKQGLPEGVEVVTVYDRSGLIERAVDNLWHKLFEELVMVGLVCLVFLLHLRSSLVAIISLPVGILVAFLVMHQQGLNANIMSLGGIAIAIGAMIDGAIVLIENLHSHMSKQQVTAQNRWQIVAESAVEVGPALFFSLLIITVSFLPVFALEAQEGRMFSPLAFTKTYAMGASAALAITLVPVLMGYFVRGRLKPADANPVNKALIAGYMPVLKTVLTYPKRTLAVALLIAATSWWPLHHIGSEFIPPLDEGGLMYMPTTYPGISIGKARELLQQTDKLIRTVPEVKTVFGKIGRAETATDPAPLTMIETFIQFKDRSEWRPGVTTDSLKKELDTLVKLPGVTNAWVMPIKTRIDMLATGIKTPVGIKVSGADLNVIQSIGQQLESILSKVPGTASVYSERVAGGRYIKVDIDREKASRFGLNIGDVQQVIASAIGGMNVTQTVEGRERYPVNIRYPQSYRNSPEQLALLPVVTDNGQRIALGDVARVFVEDGPPGIKSENSRLNGWTFVDIEGVDVGRYVDRAMEEVSEQLVLPAGYSISWSGQYEYMQRAKARLAYVVPLTLATIVILLYFNFRRFSPVMMLMCTVPFSLVGSFWLMYWLEFNFSIAVGVGMIALAGVAVETGVIMLVYLNHAWQKATEEAGSGGSEITGETLFEAVLSGAGRRVRPVLMTASATIIGLVPIMIGSGTGSEVMSRLAAPMVGGMVTAVLLTLLVLPVVFFLWKKSGWD; this is encoded by the coding sequence ATGATTGAAGCTATTATTCGCTGGTCGGTAGGCAACCGTTTCTTTGTGTTACTGGCTACAGCCATTCTGGTGGGGGCCGGTTTGTTTGCGGTAAAAAATACGCCGATAGATGCCATTCCGGATCTATCCGATGTGCAGGTGATTATCAAAACCAGCTACCCCGGGCAGGCGCCACAAGTGGTTGAGGATCAGGTGACCTACCCGCTGACTACGGCGATGTTATCGGTGCCGGGGGCAGTCACGGTAAGGGGGTATTCATTTTTTGGTGACTCCTATGTCTATGTGATTTTTAATGAAAACACAGACCTGTATTGGGCGCGCTCCAGAGTGCTGGAATATCTGAGTCAGGTTGCGCCCTCGCTGCCGGACAATGCCCGCCCGCAACTAGGTCCAGATGCAACCGGTGTAGGTTGGATTTATTTATATGCTTTAGTGGACCGTACGGGCCAGCATGATATCAGCCAGTTGCGGTCGTTACAGGACTGGTTTTTAAAGTACGAGCTGCAAACAGTGCCTGGAGTATCCGAAGTGGCGGCTGTAGGCGGCATGGTTAAACAGTATCAGGTCACCGTTAATCCGGAAAAGCTACGGGCCTTTGGCATACCGCTTTCCCATATACAAACAGCCATTAAACGGGCCAATCAGGAGGTGGGTGCATCAGTGGTGGAAATGGCGGAAGCAGAATACATGGTGAGGGCTTCTGGCTATATCCGGAATGGAAAGGACCTTGCCAATGTACCGCTCGGTGTTAGCAGAAACGGTACTCCCTTGCGGCTAAAGGATGTGGCTGATATCAACCTGGGCCCACAGATGCGACGAGGTATCGCTGAACTGAATGGTGAAGGTGAAACCGTGGGTGGTGTGGTAGTCATGCGCTTTGGCGAAAACGCGCAAAAAACCATAGAGGGCGTTAAAGCCAAATTGCTGGAACTGAAACAGGGTTTGCCAGAGGGTGTTGAAGTCGTTACCGTTTATGATCGCTCTGGCTTGATTGAGCGGGCAGTAGATAACCTCTGGCACAAGCTGTTTGAAGAGCTGGTCATGGTTGGCCTGGTCTGCCTGGTTTTTCTGTTGCACCTGCGTTCATCACTGGTGGCGATTATCAGTTTGCCAGTGGGCATTCTGGTGGCATTTTTGGTGATGCATCAGCAGGGTTTAAACGCCAATATCATGTCGCTGGGTGGCATTGCCATCGCTATTGGGGCAATGATTGACGGAGCCATTGTCCTGATTGAAAACCTGCACAGCCATATGTCGAAGCAACAGGTGACGGCTCAAAACCGCTGGCAGATAGTAGCGGAATCTGCCGTTGAAGTGGGGCCTGCGCTGTTTTTCAGTTTGCTGATTATTACGGTCAGCTTTTTACCGGTATTTGCTCTGGAGGCCCAGGAGGGGCGTATGTTCTCGCCATTGGCATTTACCAAAACCTATGCCATGGGCGCGTCCGCAGCACTGGCCATTACATTGGTGCCTGTGCTGATGGGCTACTTTGTGCGAGGGCGATTAAAACCGGCAGATGCGAACCCGGTTAACAAGGCCCTGATTGCCGGTTATATGCCGGTGCTAAAAACAGTTTTAACCTACCCGAAAAGAACACTGGCGGTCGCATTACTGATAGCGGCTACTTCCTGGTGGCCGTTGCATCATATCGGCAGCGAGTTTATTCCGCCGCTCGATGAAGGTGGTTTGATGTATATGCCGACCACTTATCCCGGCATCTCCATTGGCAAGGCACGTGAGCTCTTGCAGCAAACTGACAAGTTGATCCGCACCGTACCGGAAGTCAAAACGGTGTTCGGCAAAATTGGCCGGGCTGAAACCGCAACCGACCCCGCACCGCTAACCATGATTGAAACGTTCATTCAGTTTAAAGATCGCAGTGAGTGGCGACCGGGGGTAACAACCGATTCGTTGAAGAAAGAGCTGGATACACTGGTGAAACTGCCCGGTGTGACCAATGCCTGGGTGATGCCAATTAAAACGCGCATAGACATGTTGGCGACAGGTATTAAAACACCGGTAGGTATCAAGGTCTCCGGCGCAGACCTGAATGTGATACAGAGTATCGGTCAGCAGCTGGAATCAATTTTGTCGAAAGTGCCTGGAACCGCCTCGGTCTATTCTGAACGAGTAGCAGGAGGGCGATATATCAAAGTGGATATCGACAGGGAAAAAGCCTCGCGTTTTGGGCTGAATATTGGTGATGTGCAGCAGGTTATTGCCTCAGCAATTGGTGGTATGAATGTCACCCAAACCGTGGAGGGGCGAGAGCGCTATCCGGTTAATATTCGCTATCCGCAGTCGTATCGCAACTCGCCGGAGCAACTGGCACTGCTGCCTGTTGTAACAGACAACGGCCAACGCATAGCGCTGGGTGATGTTGCCCGGGTCTTTGTTGAAGATGGTCCGCCCGGAATCAAAAGCGAGAATTCACGACTCAATGGTTGGACTTTTGTCGATATTGAAGGTGTGGACGTGGGTCGTTATGTTGACCGGGCAATGGAGGAAGTAAGCGAACAGCTGGTATTGCCTGCGGGTTATTCCATCAGTTGGTCAGGGCAGTATGAATATATGCAAAGAGCCAAGGCCAGACTTGCTTATGTTGTGCCTTTAACCCTCGCCACCATTGTGATCCTCTTGTATTTTAACTTCAGGCGATTTTCTCCGGTGATGATGTTGATGTGCACCGTACCTTTTTCGCTGGTAGGCAGTTTCTGGCTGATGTATTGGTTGGAATTCAATTTTTCTATTGCGGTCGGGGTTGGCATGATTGCACTGGCAGGTGTTGCTGTAGAAACCGGGGTGATTATGTTGGTGTACCTGAATCATGCCTGGCAAAAAGCAACAGAAGAAGCCGGTTCTGGTGGTTCGGAGATAACGGGTGAAACGTTGTTTGAAGCAGTCTTGTCAGGTGCCGGAAGGCGTGTGCGTCCGGTACTGATGACAGCGAGCGCAACCATTATCGGATTGGTGCCCATCATGATTGGTTCCGGTACCGGTTCGGAAGTGATGAGTCGTCTGGCTGCGCCGATGGTGGGAGGTATGGTGACGGCCGTGCTGTTAACCCTGTTGGTATTGCCGGTAGTCTTTTTTCTGTGGAAGAAGTCGGGCTGGGATTGA
- the fabF gene encoding beta-ketoacyl-ACP synthase II, whose translation MNSPIVITGMGIISPLGCGVKQVWQRLIAGQSGIGKIDRFDTGEFPVKIAGQVPDITADHSAGFDADLIVERKERKKLDLFTLYAMAAADEALKQANWFPETDADKQATATIIATGIGGLPTISQAQQTLDTRGYKRLSPFTAPAFLANMAAGNLSIKYGFQGPLGCPVTACAASLQAIGDGMRLIRSGEANIALVGGTEACINQLSLASFNALKALSTENEEPAAASRPFDQARSGFVMGEGAGLMVIETLEHAQARGAIPIAILSGYGTSSDAYHITSGREDGSGAATAVKTALNMASLEGNDIQYVNAHATSTPVGDLAEVASLRRVFGKSLAGIPVSSTKSAIGHLLGAAGGVEAIFTALTVIHNQLPPTLNLDNTDEAMRDLDFVPNVTRSHTVNHALCNAFGFGGVNAALIVSKI comes from the coding sequence ATGAACTCACCAATTGTCATCACCGGCATGGGAATCATCAGCCCTCTGGGCTGCGGCGTCAAGCAGGTCTGGCAGCGCCTGATAGCCGGACAGTCGGGCATTGGCAAAATTGACCGTTTCGATACCGGGGAATTCCCTGTCAAGATAGCAGGTCAGGTACCCGATATTACTGCTGATCATTCCGCCGGATTCGACGCTGACCTTATCGTAGAAAGAAAAGAGCGCAAAAAACTTGATCTTTTTACCCTCTATGCCATGGCAGCAGCAGACGAAGCCCTAAAACAGGCGAACTGGTTTCCTGAAACAGACGCTGACAAACAGGCCACAGCAACCATAATTGCAACTGGCATTGGTGGCCTGCCAACCATATCGCAAGCGCAGCAAACCCTCGATACCCGCGGTTACAAACGTCTGTCACCTTTTACCGCTCCGGCTTTCCTCGCAAATATGGCTGCCGGGAATCTCTCCATAAAATACGGATTTCAAGGTCCTCTTGGCTGCCCTGTAACTGCCTGTGCCGCCAGTTTGCAGGCCATAGGAGACGGCATGCGGCTCATTCGAAGCGGCGAGGCAAACATTGCGTTGGTTGGGGGTACGGAAGCCTGTATCAACCAACTGTCACTCGCCAGCTTTAATGCCTTGAAAGCACTCTCAACTGAGAACGAAGAGCCTGCAGCAGCCTCACGTCCATTTGATCAGGCACGCTCCGGATTTGTGATGGGTGAAGGTGCCGGACTGATGGTAATTGAGACACTGGAACACGCTCAGGCCCGAGGCGCAATTCCCATTGCGATACTCAGTGGATACGGCACCAGCTCCGATGCCTACCATATTACCTCGGGCCGGGAAGACGGCTCAGGTGCAGCCACAGCAGTGAAAACCGCATTAAACATGGCAAGTCTCGAGGGGAACGACATTCAATATGTTAACGCTCACGCCACGTCCACGCCGGTAGGCGATCTTGCCGAAGTAGCATCACTACGCCGTGTTTTTGGCAAGAGTCTGGCAGGCATACCCGTATCCTCAACCAAATCAGCTATCGGCCACCTGCTGGGTGCAGCTGGCGGCGTCGAAGCCATTTTTACGGCATTGACAGTGATTCACAACCAGTTGCCGCCGACGCTGAATCTGGACAATACCGACGAAGCCATGCGGGATCTGGATTTTGTACCGAACGTTACCCGTTCCCATACCGTGAATCATGCGCTGTGTAATGCATTTGGTTTCGGTGGCGTGAACGCGGCCCTGATTGTTAGCAAGATCTAG
- the purU gene encoding formyltetrahydrofolate deformylase, producing MTNNVNEEQTYILNVSCKAGTGILAAISTFLAERDCYICAVEQFDDDETYKFFMRAVFRLQSGSPAIAVIRDEFQSIAEKFGMNWQVYDPKEPVKTIIMVSKFDHCLDDLLYRYGTGELNLDIVAVVSNHQSLRAMVEREGIRFIHLPVTRENKSDQETRLLEIYEETGAELVILARYMQILSDNLTGQLTGKCINIHHSFLPGFKGAKPYHQAFDRGVKLIGATAHYVTSDLDEGPIIEQAVTRVDHNYRPEQLARVGRDNECKALASAVKYHIERRVFLDENKTVVFLGS from the coding sequence ATGACCAATAATGTAAACGAAGAACAAACTTATATCTTGAACGTCAGCTGTAAAGCCGGTACCGGTATCCTGGCCGCAATTTCTACGTTTCTGGCCGAGCGGGATTGCTATATCTGTGCTGTTGAGCAGTTTGATGACGACGAAACCTACAAGTTCTTTATGCGGGCTGTGTTTCGGCTTCAATCGGGCTCGCCTGCGATTGCGGTGATTCGAGACGAGTTTCAATCAATCGCCGAAAAATTTGGTATGAACTGGCAGGTTTACGATCCGAAGGAGCCGGTTAAAACCATTATCATGGTATCCAAATTTGATCACTGTCTTGATGACTTGCTTTACCGTTATGGTACGGGTGAGCTAAACCTCGATATCGTTGCTGTGGTGTCTAATCACCAGTCTCTTCGAGCGATGGTCGAGCGTGAAGGAATACGTTTTATACATCTGCCTGTTACCAGAGAAAACAAGTCTGATCAGGAAACCCGGCTGCTGGAAATTTATGAAGAGACGGGTGCTGAACTGGTTATTCTTGCCCGGTACATGCAGATATTGTCTGATAACCTAACCGGGCAGTTGACGGGTAAGTGCATCAATATTCATCACTCATTTTTGCCTGGCTTCAAGGGGGCCAAACCCTACCACCAGGCGTTTGACCGTGGGGTGAAATTGATCGGCGCTACAGCGCACTATGTGACCTCTGATCTGGATGAAGGACCCATTATTGAGCAAGCGGTTACCCGGGTAGATCATAATTACCGGCCTGAACAACTGGCCAGAGTCGGGCGCGACAATGAGTGTAAAGCGCTGGCCTCTGCCGTTAAATATCATATTGAAAGGCGGGTGTTTCTGGACGAGAACAAGACGGTTGTTTTTCTGGGAAGCTAA
- a CDS encoding TetR/AcrR family transcriptional regulator, with protein sequence MPYTKEHKAQSKHKILDAAIELFSRYGFDKVSIGQVMEAAQMTHGAFYSHFESKEALYRESFLETLKNSRAARLVKGPLSIAHLTSLVTNYWNLRQLAEKSKPGPEVVLFNEIGNDNSNVKSLFEASYHNLKKMIETRIAALNKLKRLPLEESREEIADKARVILASLVGAVVVAKSISQEDERRKILQATQKQILALIGAKEDTLRTNTAL encoded by the coding sequence ATGCCCTATACAAAGGAGCATAAAGCACAAAGCAAACACAAGATTCTTGATGCTGCGATCGAGCTTTTTTCCCGTTATGGGTTTGATAAGGTCTCTATTGGCCAGGTGATGGAGGCCGCGCAGATGACGCATGGTGCTTTTTATTCCCATTTTGAGTCCAAAGAGGCGTTGTATCGGGAGTCTTTCTTGGAAACGCTCAAGAACAGTCGCGCAGCCCGCCTGGTGAAGGGTCCTTTGTCGATTGCCCATCTCACATCTCTGGTAACTAACTACTGGAATCTCCGGCAGCTGGCCGAGAAGAGCAAGCCAGGCCCTGAAGTGGTCTTATTTAACGAAATCGGCAATGACAATAGTAATGTCAAAAGCTTATTTGAAGCGTCCTATCACAACCTGAAAAAAATGATTGAGACCCGCATCGCGGCGCTGAACAAGTTGAAACGATTACCTCTTGAAGAGAGTCGGGAGGAAATTGCGGATAAAGCCAGGGTTATACTGGCATCCTTGGTTGGGGCAGTGGTTGTCGCAAAGAGTATTTCGCAGGAAGATGAACGACGCAAAATTCTGCAAGCTACCCAGAAGCAGATACTGGCGCTAATTGGTGCCAAGGAAGATACCCTGAGAACCAATACTGCATTATAA
- a CDS encoding glutathione S-transferase family protein: MITIYHLGVSQSDRIVWLMEELALPYQLEWYDRGENGLAPAEYLALHPAATAPVIRDGDLVLCESAAIVEYISQRYGEGKLSVASDQPNFPDYLYWMQFNNNALSSFFVKLAVEQSAGNQGGQIQTAISRRENSYYTYLNDHLATSKYLAGDEFSCADIMALFNLTTLPMFGGRSLDGLPNVQAYVERITQRPAYIRAMAIAGPQASKPSA, from the coding sequence ATGATTACAATTTACCATTTAGGTGTGTCACAGTCTGATCGTATCGTCTGGCTTATGGAAGAACTGGCTCTTCCCTATCAACTTGAGTGGTATGACCGAGGCGAAAATGGTTTGGCCCCGGCCGAATACCTGGCACTTCACCCCGCCGCTACCGCTCCGGTCATTCGGGATGGCGACCTGGTCCTATGCGAATCCGCAGCAATTGTCGAATATATCAGTCAACGCTACGGTGAAGGCAAACTCAGCGTCGCCTCGGACCAGCCCAATTTCCCTGACTACCTTTATTGGATGCAATTCAACAACAATGCCCTTTCCAGCTTTTTTGTCAAACTGGCAGTGGAGCAAAGTGCGGGAAATCAAGGCGGGCAGATCCAGACAGCTATTAGCCGCCGTGAAAATAGCTACTACACCTACCTGAATGATCATCTGGCAACATCAAAATATCTGGCGGGAGATGAATTTAGCTGTGCAGATATTATGGCTCTGTTTAACCTGACAACTTTGCCAATGTTCGGAGGACGATCACTGGATGGCCTGCCAAATGTGCAGGCATACGTTGAAAGGATAACCCAGCGCCCTGCCTATATTCGCGCAATGGCAATTGCCGGGCCGCAGGCAAGCAAACCCTCGGCATAA
- a CDS encoding helix-turn-helix transcriptional regulator, whose translation MIATFSTMLEHDCATHVHDFHELVLGETGGAFLCVDDEAAVKQRYPINNRQSLLVSAGLSHRYVAAGDHRKAKIHFICFDDSLIDQYVHASIKPLVKRMLGKGTTAAVLGSANVNANMVIALRLIAVLEERRGYYQDVAGSLLNLLLVNHVNAHDHPPNTELTRKNQQIELVMTWVQNNLASDINVDNAAAQAAMSRTVFTKSFRQHTNKSFAEYVSQIRIETAADLLLQGNMAVTDVPYQCGFRNLGHFYKQFKQQYGMTPGKFQRMSADMGLLSGMSGDTGNHAL comes from the coding sequence ATGATCGCGACTTTTTCCACGATGCTGGAGCACGATTGTGCCACCCATGTTCACGATTTTCATGAGCTGGTACTGGGTGAAACTGGCGGAGCCTTTTTATGCGTTGATGACGAGGCTGCAGTAAAACAACGTTACCCTATTAATAATCGGCAGTCCCTATTGGTCAGTGCAGGACTTTCTCACCGGTACGTTGCTGCGGGTGATCATCGGAAAGCGAAAATACATTTTATTTGTTTTGATGACAGCCTTATCGACCAATATGTTCACGCTTCCATAAAGCCTTTAGTGAAACGAATGTTGGGCAAAGGAACAACAGCCGCCGTTCTGGGTAGTGCGAATGTCAACGCGAATATGGTAATAGCGCTACGATTAATAGCCGTTTTAGAGGAGCGGAGGGGCTATTATCAGGATGTTGCGGGGAGTCTGCTCAACCTGCTCTTGGTGAATCATGTCAATGCGCATGATCATCCACCAAACACTGAATTAACCCGGAAAAATCAGCAGATAGAGCTGGTGATGACGTGGGTTCAGAATAATTTGGCGAGTGATATTAATGTCGATAATGCCGCGGCACAGGCAGCGATGTCCAGAACGGTGTTTACCAAAAGTTTCAGGCAACATACCAATAAGAGTTTTGCGGAATATGTGTCGCAGATTCGAATTGAAACCGCTGCAGACTTATTGTTGCAAGGGAATATGGCGGTAACTGATGTCCCTTACCAGTGCGGCTTTCGAAACCTCGGGCATTTCTACAAGCAATTCAAACAACAATACGGTATGACGCCAGGGAAATTCCAGCGAATGTCCGCAGATATGGGGCTTCTTTCCGGAATGTCCGGTGATACCGGGAATCATGCCTTGTGA
- a CDS encoding efflux RND transporter periplasmic adaptor subunit gives MNKSIPATILALVITATVAHYVTKSTLTVSEVNGSGADVQRAEDKQPLYWVAPMDSGFRRDAPGKSPMGMDLVPVYEQDDEGSPSGYGTVSISPDVVNNLGVRTTLALLRPLQTEITTVGYVKYDEDQLVHIHPRVEGWIEKLHVKAAGDPIKKGEPLYSLYSPQLVNAQEELVLAFNRNNERLLKAAEDRLKALQVDDTVIGQLKRDRKVHQTVTFYAPQSGVVDNLNVREGFFVKPGTTLMSVGTLKDVWVEAEVFERQAALVAVDLPVTMNLDYLPGKTWQGTVDYVYPTLDPKTRTARVRLRFSNPESLLKPNMFAQVTIHAEVGRRGLTVPNEAVIRTGKQDRVVLALGEGRYRSVDVALGHLGNSYTEITQGIEEGSRVVVSAQFLLDSESSKNADFKRMNHSEESPESGAVMSEHHQHTAEMQ, from the coding sequence ATGAACAAATCCATTCCGGCGACAATTCTGGCTCTCGTTATCACAGCGACAGTTGCTCATTACGTAACAAAATCAACCCTAACGGTAAGCGAAGTTAATGGAAGTGGCGCGGACGTTCAGCGTGCTGAAGACAAACAACCACTTTACTGGGTAGCGCCGATGGATTCCGGTTTTCGTCGTGATGCACCGGGCAAGTCTCCGATGGGAATGGATCTGGTTCCGGTATACGAGCAAGACGATGAAGGCAGCCCCTCCGGTTACGGCACAGTTTCCATTTCTCCGGATGTTGTTAACAATCTTGGTGTGCGTACGACATTGGCGTTATTGCGTCCATTGCAAACTGAAATTACCACTGTTGGCTACGTGAAATACGATGAAGATCAACTGGTTCATATTCATCCTCGTGTTGAGGGGTGGATAGAGAAGCTCCACGTAAAAGCAGCAGGAGACCCGATCAAAAAAGGCGAGCCCTTGTATTCGCTCTACTCGCCGCAGCTTGTCAATGCCCAGGAAGAACTGGTTCTGGCATTCAACCGAAATAATGAGAGACTGCTCAAGGCTGCTGAAGACCGCCTGAAGGCGTTGCAAGTTGACGATACCGTGATCGGGCAACTCAAGCGTGACCGCAAAGTTCATCAGACGGTGACATTTTATGCGCCTCAAAGCGGTGTAGTAGACAACTTGAATGTAAGGGAGGGCTTCTTTGTCAAGCCGGGCACTACGCTGATGTCAGTCGGTACATTGAAAGATGTCTGGGTTGAGGCTGAAGTTTTTGAACGCCAGGCTGCACTGGTTGCCGTTGATCTGCCGGTAACGATGAATCTGGATTATTTGCCGGGGAAAACCTGGCAGGGAACCGTTGATTATGTTTATCCCACGCTGGACCCCAAAACACGTACAGCCCGGGTCAGGCTGCGCTTCAGCAACCCGGAGAGCCTGTTAAAACCCAACATGTTCGCTCAGGTAACCATACACGCTGAAGTCGGCAGGCGCGGCTTGACGGTACCCAATGAGGCTGTGATCCGAACAGGTAAGCAGGACCGGGTTGTACTGGCTCTGGGAGAAGGGCGCTACCGGTCTGTGGATGTCGCGCTCGGACATTTGGGAAATTCCTACACAGAAATTACCCAAGGCATCGAAGAGGGGTCGCGTGTTGTGGTCTCTGCACAGTTTTTACTGGACTCGGAATCCAGCAAAAACGCTGATTTCAAGCGAATGAATCACAGTGAGGAATCACCGGAGTCCGGCGCTGTGATGTCGGAACATCATCAGCATACAGCGGAGATGCAATGA